In Paractinoplanes brasiliensis, the following proteins share a genomic window:
- a CDS encoding STAS domain-containing protein: protein MERVPILKIGDILLVSIQIDMEDQTALQLQEDLADRIVATGCHGVVIDISALDIVDSFVGRTLASIASISKVLDADTVVVGMRPAVAITLVELGLSLPGIRTALNVELGMELLARQRSEDVDDPFGEDEDDPETPVVPTP from the coding sequence ATGGAGCGGGTTCCGATCCTCAAGATCGGTGACATCCTCCTCGTCTCCATCCAGATCGACATGGAGGACCAAACCGCCCTGCAGCTGCAGGAGGACCTCGCCGATCGGATCGTGGCGACCGGCTGCCACGGCGTGGTCATCGACATCAGCGCGCTCGACATCGTCGACTCGTTCGTCGGCCGTACGCTCGCCTCGATCGCCTCGATCTCGAAGGTGCTCGACGCCGACACCGTGGTGGTGGGCATGCGTCCGGCCGTCGCGATCACGCTGGTCGAGCTGGGGCTGTCGCTGCCCGGCATCCGCACCGCCCTCAACGTCGAGCTCGGTATGGAGCTGCTGGCCCGGCAGCGCAGCGAGGACGTCGACGACCCGTTCGGTGAGGACGAGGACGACCCTGAGACGCCCGTGGTGCCCACACCGTGA